Proteins encoded within one genomic window of Limisphaerales bacterium:
- a CDS encoding methylenetetrahydrofolate reductase, translating to MRFIRDVLRESAEMGRPVVSCEFFPAKTPAGEATLLGKIAPRLKAIEPAFFSVTYGAGGSTRDKTLDIVETLQREQAVPTMAHLTCVGSTRDDIGGFLDEAHRRGVRNILALRGDPPPGQENFVKPEGGFEYSHELVSDVAARDQFSIGVAGFPEGHIACTEGREVDWQRLQAKVDCGADFIITQLFFDNADFYAFRDFLRARGVTQPILAGIIPILSGGQIRRFTEMCGSKLTPEITDTLAKLGNDDAAVAEFGVNYATRQCADLIANGVEGLHFYTLNKSHATVEIVQNLNLAPQVS from the coding sequence ATGCGTTTTATTCGTGATGTTCTCCGTGAGTCTGCGGAGATGGGTCGGCCTGTTGTCTCTTGCGAGTTTTTTCCCGCAAAAACTCCTGCGGGCGAAGCGACATTGCTTGGGAAGATTGCGCCGCGATTGAAGGCGATTGAGCCGGCGTTTTTTTCGGTGACTTATGGTGCGGGCGGGAGTACGCGCGATAAGACACTCGATATCGTGGAGACGCTACAGCGCGAACAGGCAGTGCCCACGATGGCGCATCTTACTTGTGTGGGGTCCACGCGTGATGACATAGGCGGGTTTCTTGATGAGGCGCATAGGCGCGGGGTTCGCAACATTCTTGCGCTGCGCGGTGACCCGCCGCCGGGGCAGGAAAATTTTGTGAAACCGGAAGGTGGCTTTGAATATTCGCACGAATTAGTGAGCGACGTGGCCGCGCGTGACCAATTTAGCATCGGCGTGGCGGGATTTCCCGAGGGACACATCGCGTGCACGGAAGGGCGCGAAGTGGATTGGCAACGGCTGCAGGCAAAGGTGGATTGCGGCGCGGATTTCATTATCACTCAACTCTTTTTTGATAACGCGGATTTTTATGCGTTCCGGGATTTTCTGCGCGCGCGCGGGGTCACACAGCCGATTTTGGCGGGCATCATTCCCATTTTGAGTGGCGGCCAAATCCGGCGATTTACCGAAATGTGCGGCTCAAAGCTTACGCCGGAAATCACCGACACGCTTGCGAAGTTGGGCAATGACGATGCGGCCGTGGCGGAGTTTGGCGTCAATTACGCTACGCGCCAGTGCGCCGATCTCATCGCCAACGGCGTGGAGGGGCTGCATTTTTATACGCTCAATAAATCGCACGCGACGGTTGAAATTGTGCAAAACCTTAACCTCGCTCCACA
- the moaA gene encoding GTP 3',8-cyclase MoaA, which produces MSESIDLVDSLGRHIRDLRISITDRCNFRCLYCLPETEEAADFYLRKSKSSEAPQPIRHAWKPRSHFLTYEEITRLARIATGLGVTKIRLTGGEPLLRRAVPELVRQLSALEGVDDLALTTNGFHFDKHADDLRAAGLSRVTFSLDSLDRENFKKLTGRDGLAELLAAISRARELGFAPVKINAVIIRDLNDHEIEALAQFARDEALVMRFIEFMPLDSGRAWQREHVVTGREILERIQAAFGLEPVGMEHAAATATRWRFKDGEGEIGLISPVSEPFCGQCNRLRLTADGKIRTCLFSLHEHDLKPLLRGNATDSEIAEWLQAVVLKKEPRHHIGETDFEQPDRTMSAIGG; this is translated from the coding sequence GTGAGCGAATCGATTGATTTGGTCGATAGCCTAGGCCGCCACATTCGCGACCTGCGCATTAGCATCACCGACCGCTGCAATTTCCGCTGTCTCTATTGTCTCCCTGAGACCGAAGAGGCAGCGGATTTTTATCTTCGTAAATCCAAATCGTCCGAAGCGCCGCAGCCTATTCGCCACGCGTGGAAACCCCGCTCGCACTTTCTCACTTACGAAGAAATCACCCGCCTCGCTCGCATCGCCACCGGCTTGGGCGTCACGAAAATCCGTTTAACCGGCGGCGAACCCCTCCTGCGCCGCGCCGTGCCCGAACTCGTGCGCCAACTCTCCGCGCTGGAAGGCGTCGATGATCTCGCCCTCACCACCAATGGATTTCATTTTGATAAACACGCTGACGATTTGCGCGCCGCCGGTCTCAGCCGCGTGACCTTCAGCCTCGATTCGTTGGACCGCGAAAATTTCAAAAAACTTACCGGCCGCGATGGCCTCGCCGAACTGCTCGCCGCCATTTCCCGCGCGCGGGAATTAGGCTTTGCCCCCGTCAAAATTAACGCCGTCATCATTCGCGACCTTAACGATCACGAAATTGAAGCCCTCGCCCAATTCGCCCGCGACGAGGCATTGGTGATGCGCTTCATTGAATTTATGCCGCTCGATTCCGGTCGCGCCTGGCAACGCGAACACGTCGTCACCGGCCGCGAAATCCTCGAACGCATTCAAGCTGCATTCGGCCTCGAACCTGTTGGCATGGAACACGCCGCCGCCACCGCCACCCGCTGGCGGTTCAAGGATGGTGAAGGCGAGATCGGCCTCATTTCGCCGGTTAGCGAACCCTTCTGCGGCCAATGCAACCGCTTGCGCCTTACCGCCGACGGTAAAATTCGCACCTGCCTTTTTAGCCTCCACGAGCACGATCTCAAACCCCTCCTCCGCGGCAACGCCACCGACTCTGAAATCGCCGAATGGCTTCAAGCCGTCGTTCTGAAAAAAGAACCCCGCCACCACATTGGCGAAACCGATTTCGAACAGCCCGACCGGACCATGAGTGCCATTGGCGGGTAA